A region from the Bradyrhizobium erythrophlei genome encodes:
- a CDS encoding isocitrate lyase/PEP mutase family protein yields the protein MAFRKRREALRSILAGSACTRPGSVYDATSIRIAWDLGFELGMFGGSVASLAVLGDPDIALITLTELAEQMRRMSRAAELPVLVDADHGYGNALNVRRTIEELETAGAAGLTIEDTLLPQAFGQSGTQLIPLEEGVGKVKAALAARRDASLVVIGRTGAVSITSLDDAIARARAYQATGVDALFFTGIKTRTELEAIAAATTLPIVLGGAPEDMSDPLYLASQRVRIALQGHAPFAAATQAVYETLKALREGLPPKALKGLASSELTGRVTREAEVRARSRDFLGLRN from the coding sequence ATGGCCTTCCGAAAGCGCCGCGAAGCGTTGCGTTCGATCCTGGCGGGATCGGCCTGCACTCGACCCGGCTCGGTCTATGACGCGACGTCGATCCGCATCGCCTGGGATCTCGGTTTCGAACTCGGCATGTTCGGCGGCTCGGTGGCTTCGCTCGCGGTGTTGGGCGATCCCGACATTGCTTTGATTACGCTGACCGAACTCGCCGAACAGATGCGCCGGATGTCGCGCGCGGCAGAATTGCCGGTGCTGGTCGATGCCGATCACGGTTATGGCAACGCGCTCAACGTCCGCCGCACCATCGAAGAACTGGAGACCGCGGGCGCCGCCGGCCTCACCATCGAGGACACCTTGCTGCCGCAGGCCTTCGGCCAGAGCGGGACGCAATTGATTCCATTGGAGGAGGGTGTCGGCAAGGTAAAGGCGGCACTGGCTGCGCGCCGCGATGCCTCGCTGGTCGTCATCGGGCGTACCGGGGCAGTATCGATCACCTCGCTCGATGACGCGATCGCGCGCGCCAGGGCCTATCAGGCGACCGGCGTCGACGCGTTGTTCTTCACCGGCATCAAGACGCGAACCGAACTCGAGGCCATCGCCGCCGCCACGACGCTGCCGATCGTGCTGGGCGGCGCGCCGGAGGACATGTCCGACCCCCTTTATCTCGCGAGCCAGCGGGTACGGATCGCGCTGCAGGGGCATGCGCCGTTCGCCGCGGCGACCCAGGCCGTTTACGAGACGCTTAAGGCGCTGCGCGAAGGCTTGCCGCCAAAGGCGTTGAAGGGGCTGGCTTCGAGCGAACTGACCGGCCGCGTCACGCGCGAGGCGGAGGTGAGGGCACGCAGCCGCGACTTCCTGGGCTTGAGGAATTAG
- a CDS encoding acylphosphatase: MSGAIRQVMITGRVQGVGYRAWVEHQARKHNLEGWVRNRRDGSVEALFAGPPEIVSDMVAQCRRGPSSARVDAVQDEGASPDALNLRRPGERFSVLPTV, encoded by the coding sequence ATGAGCGGCGCGATCCGTCAGGTGATGATCACCGGGCGCGTGCAGGGCGTCGGCTACCGCGCCTGGGTCGAGCACCAGGCACGAAAGCACAATCTCGAGGGCTGGGTGCGCAACCGCAGGGACGGCAGCGTGGAAGCGCTGTTCGCCGGGCCGCCGGAGATCGTCTCGGACATGGTGGCGCAGTGCCGGCGCGGCCCGTCCTCGGCGCGGGTCGATGCCGTGCAGGACGAAGGCGCCAGTCCCGATGCGCTGAACCTGCGTCGGCCGGGCGAGCGGTTCTCGGTGCTGCCGACGGTGTAG
- a CDS encoding acetyl-CoA carboxylase biotin carboxylase subunit — protein sequence MFKRILIANRGEIACRVIKTARRMGIQTIAVYSEADRDALHVEMADDAVLIGPPAAAESYLVMDKIIEACRKTGAEAVHPGYGFLSEREAFPRVLQQAGIVFIGPNAGAIAAMGDKIESKKAAAKADVSTVPGFLGVIEDEKHAVKIADAIGYPVMIKASAGGGGKGMRIAHSTSEVAEGFGLAKAEAKASFGDDRVFIEKFIVDPRHIEIQVLGDKHGNVIYLGERECSIQRRNQKVIEEAPSPLLDETTRRQMGEQAVALAKAVNYDSAGTVEFVAGQDKSFYFLEMNTRLQVEHPVTELVTGIDLVEQMIRVAAGEKLALKQKDVRLTGWAVESRVYAEDPFRNFLPSIGRLVKYRPPLESSVDGITVRNDTGVQEGGEISIYYDPMIAKLVTHAPSRAAAIEAQATALDSFYIDGIRHNIPFLSALMLHPRWREGKLSTGFIAEEFPKGFAVRVPEGEIARRLAAVAAAVDHVLGERKRQISGQLTDRLVQRERRRAVWLDRAEIPLDIVREADGIAVRFVGPDAKLGNPHLLVSPWKPGDPVWQGTVDGHLAAMQVRPIPNGFRLAHQGYEVAVNVFTESEAVAARLMPVGTKTDTGKKLLCPMPGLVVSIAVAEGQEVKAGETLAVVEAMKMQNVLRAERDGTVKKIHAAPGATLAVDALILEFA from the coding sequence ATGTTCAAACGAATCCTGATCGCAAACCGCGGCGAGATCGCCTGCCGGGTCATCAAGACTGCCCGCCGGATGGGGATCCAGACCATCGCCGTCTATTCCGAGGCCGACCGTGACGCGCTGCATGTCGAAATGGCCGATGACGCCGTCCTGATCGGGCCGCCGGCCGCCGCCGAAAGCTATCTGGTGATGGACAAGATCATCGAGGCCTGCCGCAAGACCGGCGCGGAGGCTGTGCATCCCGGCTATGGATTCCTGTCTGAGCGCGAGGCCTTTCCGCGCGTACTCCAGCAAGCCGGCATCGTCTTCATCGGACCCAACGCCGGCGCGATCGCCGCGATGGGCGACAAGATCGAGTCCAAGAAGGCAGCCGCCAAGGCCGACGTCTCGACCGTGCCGGGCTTCCTCGGCGTGATCGAGGACGAAAAGCATGCCGTGAAGATCGCCGATGCGATCGGCTACCCCGTCATGATCAAGGCTTCCGCCGGCGGCGGCGGCAAGGGCATGCGGATCGCGCATTCGACCTCAGAAGTCGCCGAAGGGTTTGGCCTTGCCAAAGCGGAAGCCAAGGCATCGTTCGGCGATGACCGGGTGTTCATCGAGAAATTCATCGTCGATCCCCGTCACATCGAAATCCAGGTGCTCGGCGACAAGCATGGCAACGTCATCTATCTCGGCGAACGCGAATGCTCGATCCAGCGCCGCAATCAGAAGGTGATCGAGGAAGCGCCGTCGCCGCTATTGGACGAGACCACCCGCCGCCAGATGGGCGAGCAGGCGGTGGCGCTGGCAAAGGCCGTGAATTACGATTCCGCCGGCACGGTCGAATTCGTCGCCGGTCAGGACAAGAGCTTCTACTTCCTGGAAATGAACACGCGGCTGCAGGTCGAGCACCCCGTGACGGAACTGGTCACAGGCATCGATCTGGTCGAGCAGATGATCCGGGTGGCCGCGGGCGAAAAGCTGGCGCTGAAGCAAAAGGACGTCCGTCTGACCGGATGGGCGGTGGAATCGCGCGTCTATGCCGAAGACCCGTTCCGCAACTTCCTGCCCTCGATCGGGCGGCTGGTGAAATATCGTCCGCCGCTCGAGAGCAGCGTTGACGGGATCACCGTCCGCAACGACACCGGTGTGCAGGAAGGCGGCGAGATCTCGATCTATTACGATCCGATGATCGCGAAGCTCGTGACGCATGCGCCGTCGCGCGCTGCCGCCATCGAGGCGCAGGCGACCGCGCTCGATTCATTTTACATCGATGGCATCCGCCACAATATTCCGTTCCTGTCGGCGTTGATGCTGCATCCGCGCTGGCGCGAGGGCAAGCTTTCCACCGGCTTCATCGCCGAAGAGTTTCCGAAGGGGTTTGCGGTTCGCGTTCCCGAGGGCGAGATCGCGCGCCGGCTGGCCGCGGTGGCGGCCGCGGTCGATCACGTGCTCGGCGAACGCAAGCGGCAGATTTCCGGCCAGCTGACCGACCGCCTGGTGCAGCGCGAGCGCCGCCGCGCGGTCTGGCTGGACCGCGCTGAAATCCCCCTCGACATCGTGCGCGAGGCCGATGGTATCGCGGTGCGTTTTGTCGGCCCCGATGCGAAGCTCGGCAATCCCCACCTTCTGGTCTCGCCGTGGAAGCCTGGCGATCCCGTCTGGCAGGGCACCGTCGACGGCCATCTGGCGGCGATGCAGGTACGTCCGATCCCCAACGGTTTCAGGCTTGCGCATCAGGGATATGAAGTCGCCGTGAATGTTTTCACCGAATCCGAGGCCGTAGCGGCGCGGCTGATGCCGGTCGGCACCAAAACCGACACCGGCAAGAAACTGCTGTGTCCGATGCCCGGTCTCGTGGTGTCGATCGCGGTCGCCGAAGGCCAGGAGGTCAAGGCCGGCGAGACGCTGGCCGTGGTCGAGGCGATGAAGATGCAGAACGTGCTGCGCGCCGAACGCGACGGTACGGTGAAGAAAATCCACGCCGCCCCCGGCGCCACGCTGGCGGTCGACGCGCTGATTCTGGAATTCGCGTAA
- a CDS encoding alkaline phosphatase family protein gives MRRLMLFVTAGLALFSTGSTALAQNNTPHNLILFVPDGLRGQIVTPQTAPAMADVRDKGVNFKNSHSMFPTFTMANGSALATGHYLGDTGTFSNTIYTGFSSVPAGDTVVPFIENDAVLGDVDEHFGGDYLNEETILKMARIKGFSTAAIGKVGPTLIFDHTDRADRPGLHSIVIDDSTGAKTGVPLSDEMKAALEKANLPLVAPSRGDNAKAGDAKTPGTTVANIAQQAYFADVASKIVLPMFKARGKPFVLVFWSRDPDGSQHNTGDSLNTVTPGINGPTSLAGIKNADDNLAQLRKTLDDLGLAATTNIVIAADHGFSTISKESKTSPSAKATYADTPKDFLPMGFLALDLAKALDLPLFDPNDKNARIGDNAHPKAGNGVLGADPAKPDLVVATNGGSDLIYLPNRDKKLAARTVKALLEQDYVSGLFVDDKLGRFPGTLEMSELNLKGKAVTPNPSIVVNFRSYVEGCNEPTNCSVEVADTVLRQGQGMHGSFGRGDTMNFMAATGPDFKAGYVDPLPVSNADVGMTISQLMGLRAAANGGLIGRVISEALPNGIIPKAADGKLVSKPAANGLQTVVKYQRVLSQRYFDAAGFPGRTVGLEAETGKQKTAGK, from the coding sequence ATGCGCCGCTTAATGCTTTTTGTGACCGCAGGCCTGGCGCTCTTCTCCACCGGCAGCACGGCGTTGGCCCAGAACAACACCCCCCACAACCTGATCCTGTTCGTGCCAGACGGCTTGCGCGGACAGATCGTCACGCCGCAGACCGCGCCGGCCATGGCCGATGTCCGCGACAAGGGCGTCAATTTCAAGAATTCGCACTCGATGTTCCCGACGTTCACCATGGCCAACGGATCGGCCCTGGCGACCGGGCATTACCTCGGCGATACCGGGACGTTCAGCAACACCATCTATACCGGGTTCTCGTCGGTTCCTGCCGGCGATACCGTCGTCCCCTTCATCGAGAACGACGCGGTGCTGGGCGATGTCGACGAGCATTTCGGCGGCGACTACCTGAACGAAGAAACCATCCTGAAGATGGCGCGCATCAAGGGCTTCAGCACGGCCGCCATCGGCAAGGTCGGCCCGACCCTGATTTTCGACCATACCGACCGTGCCGACCGTCCCGGACTGCATTCGATCGTGATCGACGATTCCACCGGCGCCAAGACCGGCGTGCCGCTGTCGGATGAAATGAAGGCCGCACTGGAAAAAGCCAATCTGCCGCTGGTAGCGCCCTCGCGCGGCGACAACGCCAAGGCCGGCGACGCCAAGACGCCGGGCACCACGGTCGCCAATATCGCCCAGCAGGCCTATTTCGCCGACGTCGCCAGCAAGATCGTGCTGCCGATGTTCAAGGCACGCGGCAAGCCGTTCGTGCTGGTGTTCTGGTCGCGCGATCCCGACGGCAGCCAGCACAACACCGGCGACAGCCTCAATACCGTGACGCCGGGAATCAACGGACCGACGTCGCTCGCCGGCATCAAGAACGCCGACGACAATCTGGCGCAGTTGCGCAAGACGCTCGACGATCTCGGTCTTGCCGCCACCACCAACATCGTGATCGCGGCCGACCACGGTTTCTCGACGATTTCGAAGGAAAGCAAAACCAGCCCCTCGGCAAAGGCGACCTACGCGGACACGCCGAAGGATTTCCTGCCCATGGGGTTCCTGGCGCTCGATCTGGCCAAGGCGCTTGACCTGCCGCTGTTCGACCCCAACGACAAGAATGCGCGTATCGGCGACAATGCGCACCCGAAGGCCGGCAACGGCGTGCTCGGCGCCGATCCCGCAAAGCCCGACCTGGTGGTCGCCACCAATGGCGGATCGGACCTGATCTACCTTCCCAACAGGGACAAGAAACTCGCCGCACGCACCGTCAAGGCGCTACTCGAACAGGACTATGTCAGCGGGCTGTTCGTCGACGACAAGCTTGGGCGCTTCCCCGGCACATTGGAAATGTCGGAGCTCAACCTCAAGGGCAAGGCGGTGACCCCCAATCCGTCGATCGTGGTCAACTTCCGCTCCTATGTGGAGGGATGCAACGAGCCGACCAATTGCTCCGTCGAGGTCGCCGATACCGTGCTGCGGCAAGGTCAGGGCATGCACGGCAGTTTCGGCCGCGGCGATACCATGAATTTCATGGCCGCAACCGGTCCCGATTTCAAAGCCGGCTATGTCGATCCGCTCCCGGTCAGCAATGCCGACGTCGGCATGACGATCTCGCAACTGATGGGCTTGCGTGCGGCCGCCAACGGCGGACTTATCGGCCGGGTGATCTCTGAGGCACTGCCCAACGGAATCATCCCGAAGGCGGCCGACGGAAAGCTGGTCTCCAAACCCGCCGCCAACGGCCTGCAGACCGTCGTCAAGTACCAACGCGTGCTGTCGCAGCGCTATTTCGACGCCGCCGGATTTCCCGGCCGCACCGTCGGACTCGAGGCCGAAACCGGCAAACAAAAAACGGCGGGGAAATAA
- a CDS encoding putative quinol monooxygenase has product MTKVALYVPLEAKPGKEKEVAEFLRSALPLVDAEAGTVTWYAIQEGPSSFAIFDTFNDEAGRDAHLNGKVAAALMAKAADLFAKPPSIHKIDILTAKLPKAA; this is encoded by the coding sequence ATGACCAAGGTCGCGCTGTACGTGCCGCTTGAGGCTAAGCCGGGCAAGGAAAAGGAAGTCGCGGAATTCTTGCGTTCGGCTTTGCCGCTGGTGGATGCCGAAGCCGGAACGGTGACCTGGTACGCCATCCAGGAAGGCCCGTCATCGTTTGCCATTTTCGATACGTTTAACGACGAAGCCGGGCGCGACGCGCATCTGAACGGCAAGGTCGCGGCGGCGTTGATGGCCAAGGCGGCCGACCTCTTCGCCAAGCCGCCTTCCATCCACAAGATCGATATCCTGACCGCCAAGCTGCCAAAGGCTGCTTGA